Genomic segment of Mycteria americana isolate JAX WOST 10 ecotype Jacksonville Zoo and Gardens chromosome 9, USCA_MyAme_1.0, whole genome shotgun sequence:
GCCAGCATGGTAATGGCTCTAGGCAGATCATAAGGATTATTTCTTACTTGCATTGATATTTTAGTGCTAATTAATGAATGCACTGGCCTTGCCCAGGAAAATGAGTAAGTGCTTTATCTGATACAGGATGGGAGGGAGACAGACCTCCCTGCAAGGTATAGCTGTTGGGGgtgaaaaaagaaacccaaaatacaCTATCTGTCTTTTCCAAATCCAGACAGTGTGGTGAGCCTCAGGCACTGTTTAACATTTGTGTGAGGCTAGCATGCGAGTGATTTCATACAATCTGGCAGAGCAAAGCATAACCAGAGAAAATTCCTGCTccaaagaggaagagggaggggtaATGAAGTATTGTGTTAAGATACTCGTAGTTGCTCAGACACCTTTAAAGGCCCTCAGGTATTACTGGATGAACCTGTGTCTGCTTCTGAAGAGAATTAAGTTGAATGTGCTTAAATGCCCCTCAGCCTGAGTCCTGTCCCCTGATGAGCTCTGGCAGACGGAATGCCCAGTCCCTCTCAGGTCTTCCTTGATTCATGGCCTGGAAGAGTTCAGCACTagaaatccttcctcctcctgattTGCAGTCGCTTGACTTAAACATGAGCATTGCCTTGTGCTTCTCAACTTGCTACCGTGTCATTTGTAAGGCGTCAACCAGCAGTTGTTCAAGGAGATGCTAATAATCTTGACCATATATCTGGCAGTGTTTGTTTTGGAAAGGTTCCCAGTAGTGCTGCAATCAAAGAACCACTAGTCATCCGAGGACCGTTGGTGAAGTGGTGTTTAGCAATACCCGTGGCAAGTGCTTAATGCAGAGACATACCTAAGTGGCTGTGTTTCGTGGCTGTAGTCTAGCTTACAACAGCCTGAATAAGTGTGGAAACCAGCAGTAAAATATTCTCAGTTAAAGGGATTCATCTACAAACTTCCCAAGCTGATTATACTAATCCAGCGTCTGATGGTTTAACAGGGCAAGCAGTGTGAGAATCTCTTTGGCAAAACATCTCCATTGTAACTGGCATGATAgtgtctttaaggaaaaaaaaattatcctgagCAGTGTCCTGTTAATCTCAACTTCTCATCCACCCAGGACTACATAGCTTTAATTTAGCTCGTGAAAGCATAGCTACTTCTAATGAGTACTGTACAAAATCTTTAATTAGTTGGGTAGCTGCAGAATCCCAGGAAGTTTGGAACAGCATGTACAGGGAGCAGTGCTGCCTTCCGGCTCTTTAGAGAAAGCTGCCTGCATTTTGCTCAGCCAAGCAAACTGGAAGTTCCTGCGGTGAGCAGCCTTCTTAccattgaaaacaatgaaaagatgCCTGCTGCCAGCAGTAGCATTTTGATGCCAATTTTGATTGAAAAATGCACTTTGTTAATGCAACTTATAGTTAAAACTGTAATTTATAGCTTCTTGTTGCAGAAGCTTACAGTTCACTGACCAGAGTGGCTGTACTTCTTTTAACGTTGGTTCTGGCTGCAGACCACCAGCGCTCTGGAGCGAATGGGGTGTTTAACCACTCTTTTATCACGCAGCTGTCATTGCTATAGTGCCCTTTTGTAAAAGTATGAGAGATGATGCCAAAATTAATTCTGTAGTccaagatatttttcttaattattgcTTTGACAAGCCGGGGAAGGGAGagtttttatttggaaattcCAGTATCTCCTGCTTTCCTTGGAAAGGAAGCTTGTAACATTAGCATTTTATTGTGCTTGTTTATATGGGTAGATATACCTCAACCTGTTGTGAATTCCTGTGTGTGCCATGGCTTCTCATGCAGTATCGTTGTTTCCATGCTATCTAGAGTTTAACAGCTCTCTCCTGGACAGCGTTGGTTCTGATGAAGACTCTGGGAATGAGGATGTTCTTGACATGGAGTATtcagaagctgaagcagaagagctgaaaagaaatgctgaggtGTGATCCATGATTTCAAAAGCTAACTGAGAAATATACCCCCTCTTTACCATCAGTTTGGTGTTGGAGGTAGTTTTACAGAGCAGATGCACTTGTTTAGTCTTAGAAAGGTCTTTTTATGTTCAAAAGTGAAAAGATAGAAAATTTCTATCCTTAAAAGTCTGTCCTATTGtcttattttagtttaaaaaaaaaaaaaaaaaaaaaccagctgcagAGACCTGAGTTTCTCTGAGGTGTGGATAATGGTGAAAACGGAACAGTAATTTTATACCAGAAACGTTCCAGTGCATGTAAAGCAATGGGCCTGAATTTTTTACTTACAGAGAGAGGACTTCAGCCAGCGTGGTAGTTTAGTTGCAACGCCGTGGGCTTCTAGATCCTGCACCACCAGAACTGAGAAGTTATGGCAAGATCTTATTCCCATTAGGTGAAATGTAACTGTAACCTaggctgtgctgccagctgctAGCACTGTCAGACTGCACACAGTGCTGTTGTGAAAGTTGCCTGCCTGCCTCAGTGGAAGGAATACTGTGTAGAGCGGAAAAGGTTGAATAATTGGAGTTTCCttgagcagttttattttcttacaattcTTTACCAATTTCCTTACCCTTAACCAAGAGTTGCATTTTAAGAGTATTGTCAGTGAATCATATTGATAACATTTCCTGGTCAGagaggattaaaaaataattgtcaaaAGCCAATTATCATCGTTTAGTTTTATTGTCAGTGAATAGATGGAGCGTGTTTCCTGCATGCAAAGAGTGCATTGTCTGCTGACATTACAGGTGCAGGATGAGAGAATCTGGGCTACGTATCTGGTATTAACTGTTAAATCTGTATACTGTTGTCAAGGGTATTTCTTTGATACTTCAGAAGTAAGCCTGGTgttccctttttgcttttctatgttTATTTTGTGGATTAATTCTGACATCAGTGGAACTTGCTCAGGAAATGGTTGTTTAAAAAACTTTGCAGTGTAGAGCTCAAGTCAGTCAGCATCTGTTCTGAGGTCAGAGTGGCTCCTTCACATGTTCATTGGCTTGCTGAAAGATTAAATAAGTTGGGAGGCTTTTTTCCCAATTCCGGAAGGACTCCTTGTTTGGTCTGAACCGGTCTGTTTCTGTAATCTTTGATTGGATTGCAGCTTTGAATACAGTAGCCAAAGCCTGTATCTCAGGTATATAAATCATCTTGTCTGTAAGCTACGTGGGATAAAAGTGAATCCATAAAAGCTTTAATTGGACTTCATTTTCAGACAGGAGAGCTTCCTCACTCCTATCGCCTCATCAGCATCGTCAGCCATATCGGAAGCACATCATCTTCAGGTAAAAGATACCATATTTTATTCTTCATCTCTTATCTAGCTTAAAAATTTGTGATACAGAATTACCGTAGCAGGATTATTTGCAGAGAAGAATTCAAGCAGCAAAGCAAGTCTTTCATCGTGGCTTGCTGGTAGGGGAGCAGGTTGAGGATGTCGTGGTGCCTAACTGTGGCATGTGGAGAAAGTACTGCTTATGGGGTCCATGGAATTGCTTGTGCTTGTTACCAGCTCATTGATCAGGaaggatggggacaccaggatcttaagggtcttttagCATTTAAATCTGACACAGGTTGCTGGACCAGGGCATCTAGCTAACCAGCTTACTGGTTGAACTGCGGCATGAAAAGAAAGGTGCGTTCTCTGTTTTTAAGGTCATTATATCAGTGATGTCTATGATATCAAGAAGCAGTCTTGGTTCACCTACAATGACCTGGAAGTGTCTAGAACTCTAGAGGCCACTGTTCAGTGTGACAGAGACCGAAGCGGCTACATCTTCTTCTACATGCACAAGTAGGTGCCTTGGGGAATTTTGGTGCTAGTAATTACCTGCTGTTTGTGAGGAAGTGggcttctcttcttcctctagTCCTCTTTGCTGGGATGAAAAGTATCTTGATGCATTTGTCAGAAGAAATCATAGTCAGAATTATATGGGAGAACAACGAAATTGAAGTGCTCTGAGTTCAGAGGTGTGGAATTGTCTGTCACTAATACCTAGGGTTTTAACAAGATGCATTAAATCATCTTTTAAGAAGGGGATTCACTGTCTCAGCTATGCATTCATTGCACCAGGAATCATAATGgagcttgggttttttccttaagtgcTGTGATATTTATAAATGCCTTTATCCCTGCTCTGGCAGTTGTGTTGTTGCAGCCATGGTCATCTCAGGACCTGGGCAAGATGAGGTTTGTAGGTAGAAGTGATACCTTTTCAGGCACACGGAACTGAAGAAGGGGTTTTGTGCCTCAAGTTTGTCCCCTTCTTCTGTCTTTACTGGTTGCTCTAATAAAGGATATTACTTTATCTACAGACTGTGTCCTGTGTTGCTTCTGATTCTTTTACCAGCCAGGAGTTATTTTCACTATTGTTGCTGTTCTCTGAGGCTTACCACTGACCTTAGTCATTGTaataaatgattttaaaagtgcTGTGGAATTCAAGGAGCCTTGCTTAGGAGTGCCAGATAAGACATCTTTCTCTGCCAGGATCCGTGACGCTTGAGTTTGTGGATTAAATCCAGTTGCTGTTTCCCTCAGGGCTGTCATATGTAGCAGTTTGTTGTTGTACTTAAGTTTCACCATTGGTCTTTCCCTCTGTTCTAGGGATATCTTCGATGAGTTactagaaacagaaaaaaacgcACAGCCACTTAGCATGGAAGTAGGAAGATCTGTTCGTCAGCCTCTGTGAAGAATAAAACACCTTGTTCCTCCTGAGGAACAAGGAAGATTCTGAACTTGTGCCAGACACGCAGGAGTAACAAACAGCTCAGGGCCAAAACAAGAGACAAAAGGTAGAAATATGGGACGCTCGGTTTGTTGAACCATCTGTGCAAGTCCTGGGCCTGAACCATGCGTTTAAACCTTGACATCCCAGAGCGATCCTCCTGTGGTGAAGTTTTTATTGTTCCTCAAATAATTTTGTCAGCATGGAGCCTTAAAGAGTTGCATCAAGCCACAAGACTACAGCTGCTcgtaaactgatttaaaaaagatAGTGCAAAAAGAGACTTGACTTTAAAAGCCCATTCACCTGTGAGACGTGAGTGGCGAAGATTTACATATcacttggcattttttttttctccaagagcaATTTAAGCAATAGATTCTGTAACCTGGCGTGTGTTGTGTTAGTAATATTCACTGGAAGCCCAGATCACTGAGTATGCTCTTGCCAGTCATCTCGCTAACAGGCATTTTGGAATCACTCAAGCTGATGCGTTTTGACATTCATGGGTTTGTAAGCGTTCCGCTATTTACATGCGGTTCCAGGAAACAAACTGTTGGTGCTGTGGAATGTATTGCATACCTGGTGGCAGCTCTGTCGTTTTTTTACACCATTCACTGTCATCCTCCTTTAGACGTGACATTatatttgtgatttcttttgttttacaagTTCTGTTATTTGATTGCATTTTCTTCATAAGGTTGTTGCATAAGTACCATTTGGAGAGGAGAGGTCTCTCTTTGGGTGTGCAGTATTTCGCACTGAAGTTGCATTGCTTAGGGCTGCTTCGATGTAACTCTGGGGGCAGGTGAACACCTGGAGCAGACTGAGAACAGTAGCAGGAGGTGAGCAACAGCCACTTTGCATCTTCTGGGAGGGAAAGAGCATTTTAGCGTTACCCTTTCTGTGCAGGCCTGGGTCATCGTGAATCGGGAACGGTGGGAGAAGGCAGGGTCTGCAGGATAGCGCTTGGCACTTGAATTGCTCTTTGACTGAACCGTGGTCTTGCCTTGGTCGTCTTGTATCGCAGGGTAAGAGGATTTTTACTGCAGCTATGCCTCTGTTCTCCTTTCTGAGGAGTGCAGAGCACTCAAACTGTGAAACTAAACCAGGTGGAAAGGTTTCAGAAAGCCCATGTTCAGCATTAACAGAACGCGGTTAGGAAGGAGTGTTGTGTTTTACTGGATTTAGAGACATGATGCTCCTTTTATGGCTTGTTtcagcaggaggggaaaagcctagtgatttcattttttcagcacCTTCGCACTTATTTAGCAGGGGCAGATGTTTCCTTTTGCTGGCATTTACTCATTTCAGAGAAACTGCTGCTGTTAAGCAGAGTAGTTGCTCTGTTTTGGCCTCTAGTTCTGATTTTTGCAGCTTGAGTTTGAggtgaaatacttctttttaaaaaaaaaacaaacccacttttttttgctgttgagatagtttctgggttttttaaactaTCGTTAGGATTTTCTCAGGAATAAATCAGCTGAAGCAAAGCAGACAAAACCATCGATTCAGGAGACAGCAGGCACCTCTTTCATGGGAACTTCCACAGCAGTTTGTCCTAGCCGGCTGGCATGGGGATGCTACCTCAGTGACGGCTTCTCGCCTCTGTGTGCAGCAGTGAACGACAGCTGCCGGTAGTCCTCCCCAAGCCAAGTACTTTGGGGACCCCAGCGTGGTGAAAGGACTGACTGACCTTCCAGTCCACGTGTCGGATGAGCCCAGTAGACCTGGTCAGGGTGAGACCTTTCTGGTTTCCGAGCTAGGAGCGAATGTTTGATTGTAAACATGACAGAGCCTTTATCTTGTGAGATGCAGCCCTGAGTGGGTGTATATGTTAATTTATTACAAAGCATTATACTTTTCTATTGTCGATACTAATTTTGGCAGAATTCTGGGCGATGGGAAGAGGTGGTGATGTGGGAGTTGTCCTTTGAACTGATCGCCCCTGCGAGTGTGATGAAGGGACTGCTCCGTCCAGAGTGCAAATCCATTTTCCCCAAGCGCATCCTATGCTAGTGCTGTAAATAACCGGTATTCCTGTAGTATCAGAAGTCAGCGCTGCTTTTTTGGGTGGCAAGGTTGTTTTTGCAAGGCGCTGCACTCCAGttaatttataataaaagcaAACATTGCCTGACTTTCCAGTGCAGtaacttttgtttaaaaccagTTTTTGTTTGGATCAAGATGCAAAAGCTGATGCTTGAAACCAGCGTTCCTTGTTTTGTGAAAAGTTCTTGCTTATTATTCTAGCCATTAAGAATTTGCAGACATCTCTATTAATTAATTTAAGGTTTTTGTTTGGCATATGGCAGCTCAGTTTCACCTTCACCCTGGCAGGAGTGTCTGTGGAGCCCCTTCCTTGCAGAAGCCAGCTTTCTCCCTGTCCGAGAGCAGCGGGGAGGAAGACGGGTGTGTAATCCTCGAGGGGTGTGCTGCCCACCAGCTGTAACGTTCCCACCGCTCACGCTGTCACAGCAGCAAGTTCAGTAAGGTCATCCCTTCCAGGTGGGGTACCCATCCTGGGGTATAGGTAGGTGGAGAAGTTCAGTGGCGGTCCCTGAATGCGTGCAGGCTCCTCCTCAGATGTACGGAGTCCCAGTTAAACATTTACCCGCTCCTGAATCAGCCTAGGTTAGTCCAAGCATGATTCAGCACATAAACACAAGGAACTCCCATCTTGACGCTCCTCTTGCCCCTTTGTTATTTGACTGCGATAATTTGGGTTTGATTTACTCCCCTACTCCGAGAGGTGAAAAACTGTTCGTGTCAATGAACTGGAGCTTGTGTGCACGGGTCCCTGGGGAGCCCTGGCCAGCGGGGCTGCACAAAGAGCCTTTGCAAAGCAAGGACTGGTTTCACGACCGGAGCGGCAGCTTGAGACCGATGTGAGGagctgagcaggaggaggaacagggcTCTCCGACGCCTGTGGCCATGGCATCGCCTTCCACCTCCTGCTTGGTGCAGCACAGATAACCATCGCCTGTGCATCTTCCTTCCCGTCCCGCATCCCGAGGAAGGGCTGATGGCCAGCCCAGCACTTCCTGCTGTGGTTGACCCTGGCACGGGGCACGTGGGGATCGCCATGCTtcgggggggggctgggaataactcatctgctttgttttctttttaatggagcCAGTTATCCCTGTAATCGCCcgccaaagagagaaaaaggggtgCGGGATtcttggcagctgctgcccatgTAGCTCTGCTGCCGGACTCCAGCCTTGCCTGCCGCGGGGTGGCCACTGCTGGTTTCTGCCTGCACCCTGACTTTCTGGTTCTTTACACTGTTGATGTGGAGCAGcacttttctctgtgttttagCAGACCTGTTCCTCTCTATTCTTTACAGTTTTTGCTCTTGggttccccctgcccctttttaAATGATGTGTAGATagatttttgtgaaattaaaacCTCTTTATTAACCCTCTCTTGGTTTGGGATCTTATTTCCAcgctgcctgggctgctgcctcTTGGACGCCACGGACGATGGGCACCGCACCTCCACCCCTGTTTGGCGTTGGGACTTTGCTCAGTTGCCCAGGAACATCGTGTGTTTGTTCAGCGCCTCCGGGCACATGCAAATCCCGGCCTTCCCACCAGGGACCTGTCCCCGCGGGGGAACACCAGTCCCTCTCGGGGTCCCCGTGGATCGCAAGCAGGAGGGAgatgccctcctcccctcccggGGCAAGGACAAGTGCTCCCTGGTGTCCGTCCCCACACATGCGCCATCCCATCAGCCTGTGGCTTGTTGCTTTTACCTTTGGTACCGCATGTATTTACTGAGGTTCAGGCGATAACGGAGGGAGCGGCTCCAGCTGTATACCAGACCTTTAGCCCCGAGCCGCAGctgatgggatgggatgggatgggatgggggagcccTGGCTCCCCAGGGGTACCCAAGGGGTGGGCAGCTTGTGCATCACCTCTGACTGCAGGGGGGGGAAAAGGAGCTGAGGGTCCTTCCCTGCGGTGTCTCGGTGCCTGGTCAAGACCCGTGTCCCCCTGCGTGCCATCTCTGCCAAATTGAGCCCAGGGGTCGGGGGGAAGAAGCAGCCCTGCTCTCCAAATccattttatttaacaaaaataacgAGCTGGGGTTGTCCCTGTGCCCAGGCTCCTGCCCTAGAAGAGTCCTTTGTCCTTCTTGAGCTTCTGTTGTTTCCACAAGGGCAGGTTGCTGAAGGCAGAGCGGTTCATGCCGAAAACAGTCTGGAAGTCCTGGTCGGAGAGGTGGGactgggggaggagagaggaggctgagCTAAAGCTGGGGGTCTTCCCCTggtcccccccagcagccccccggcctcGTCTCACCTCCTTTCTGCTGGGATCCACACCCTGCGGCAGGTCCTCGGCCGAGGTGTTCACCAGCACGTCCAGGGGGAAGATCTCCAGTTTGCTGGGGTGGAGGGTGGTGGTGGCGGTGAAAGCCTCTTGCGTGGATGTGAGCACCTGGATGGGGCGGACAGGGTCACATcaggggctgccccagggacagAGGCACCAGGCTGGCTCCGGCTGTCCCCTCACCAGAGGACGTGTCCTTGCGGCTCCTCGTGCCACCTGCCAAGGGGACGGAGGAGCTTTCTgtgcccccggccgccccctctcCCTGTGCCACTTACTGAGGCGAGCTGCCCGAGGCTGCTCTCGTCCCCCAGCTCGGCTCTCAGCTCCTCGTAGGATTTCTTGTCCTGGGAAGGGGACAAAAGCGCTCAGCCCCTCGGCACAGGCAGGGATCAGGCAAaccgctgcctgcaccctggaGATGCTGGCTGGGGACAGATCCACATCTGGTCCCATCTGCCAAGGGCCCCCCGCTCTTTCCAGCCCCCTCCATGACTCACGGCCCAGTTGAGAGGGTCCCATGCCAGGAACCAGCCGGTGAAGGTGGGGGGCTCGTGGCCCTGCTTCACCACGATGATGGGGGTGTCGAGGTCGCGCCCGCTGGGGTGGCTCCTCAGGTACTCCTGCACCAtcaccgccgccgcctccttctCCGACTCGTTGGCGCCTTTCCCAACCCAGAAGAAAACCTACAACAAGGTCACCGTGTCCACCACGGGGGTGAGACAGGGCCCCCTGGGGCTGTGCCCGACCCATGGCTGGGGGCATGCAGGATCTGTCCACAGGTAAGGGCACCGGGAGTCCATCCTCAGCTATCCCTGGAGCGAGGGGGCTGGAAAAAAACAGCGTGGGGCCAGGGACTTAGGGGTTTCCAGCCTCCCATCCCaccacctccagctgctgcaggtccTCCACCCCTGCCCGGGGACATCAGCTTGTGGGATCAAAGAGGTCCCCCTGCCCCATGACCCCCCAGCTCACCTGGTCCCAGGTGTCCAGCAGGTAAACGTCATCCTCCTCCAGGTCGTCCTGGGTGAAGTCTACGATCTCTGTGGCCAAGAAGGTGCCTGTCTGGTTGGAGCACTCAAAGAGTCGGGCGGACACGGAGGGgttctcctcctgcagcctggtgGGGGGCAACGCGGCAGTGGTGGTGGGAACAGGGCTCGCCCCGCTTGGGGACTGGTGGCCCATCTTACCCCGGAGGGTGGGTAGGGACCAGGGCACAGGGCTGGTACCTCTTGCTGTTGGCATACTGGGACTTgccccccagggccacccagaACTCAGATGGCTCCTGTCCCTCTGCGATCACTGGCTTCTCCGTCTTGGAGATGGTGTCAGCCACCATCTTGCCCATCTCACGCTCATCCccgctgcagccctgccgagcaaGCACAGCTGCTCTATCACCAGCCCCCGCCGAGGAGGACGAAGAGGAGATGGGGACATTTCTCTTGGGGGTGGCAGCACCCACCTCGGTGTCTGGCAGTACCCACCTTCCCATACCAGAGGTAGCAGCAGCTGGGGGTCTGGAGCACGAAGACATCGTTGGAGTTGAGGGAGGAGGCGCGGACAGGCACCTCAAAGGCCTTGGTGTTGTACTCATTGGTGCCCTGCACTTGGAAGAGGCGGGTGGAGGGTGTGGGCTCCTTGCTGCCTGCCCGAGAGGTGCCAccctggggggacggggacaggaggTCACAACCGGTGCCGCAGGCTCAcctgcctgcccgctccccacCCCTCGGCAGCCCTGCGCTCACCGCATACACCACCATCTTGCCCTTGAAGATGGCCATCAGGTGGGCCGGCTCCTTGCCCATGGTGACGCGGACCTGCACGGGCTCGTTGTTGTACTTCTGGTCCAGGATGACGGTTTGGTAGGCAGAGGCGGCCAGCTCGTCCGTGCTGGCTTGGcggccctgggcagggcagaggggggcTCAGCGCCCACCGCAGCCCCCTTTTCCCTCTTGGGAAGAGGGAATCCTCATGCCGTTCCCATGGGGTCATGTGTAGGGGCAGAGCACCCCCGGTCCATGGAAGTGCCCCTGTCTCCCCCCACAAGTCAGTGACCTGGGGGTCTCACCTGCCAGAGGTAGATGATGCGGTTCACCTTGGGCCCCACAAAATAGGTGTAGAGCACCAGGTAGCAGTCCCCACCATAGAAATGGCCCAGCCACCTCTTCTCCACAGGCACCAGCTCCTGGTTCTCCACACGCCAgacctggtgggatggggatggggacatgctgctgccagggctggtgCATCCCTCTGCCCTTGCAGCTGCTGGACCCCATGGCATCCCCCGGTACAGCCCAGGGGGTGCCCCGAGAGGGTCCCACATTCTGTCCCGGCCATCCTACCTCCACCTCCCCGGATCCATCATCCACCATCTTCTGTTGGGCGGCCATCTGGGGCTTGGCATGCAGCGTGGTGGCATCAAACTTCACCTGCTCCACCTTGGCTGTGGGGAAAGACAGAGGGCTGAGCCACATCCCACTGGCTGTGGGGGTCTCCACAGCCCCCCCATCCCAATCCAAGGAGTCCTGGAGCATCAGAAGGGGACACTCACCCACTTTGCCCACAGTGTGGGTCTTGCCCAACCCGCTGGTCTGGTTAGGGACAGTCCATTTTTGGAAGAGCTGCCTGAAGATGGTCGACTCGGACCCATCATTCTCCGTCTCCACACTGGTGCTGTCTGGGTAGTTCTTGGCTTTGATGAAGCCCTGAGGGGATTCGGACCCAGAACATGGGCATGGGGTGCCCGGCACCCCAGGGAGCACCCAGGCTATCCCATAACCAACCCCTAACCCAGCACCCACCAGTGCCCTGCTCATcgcctgctgcttctcctccttgcTGGCATTCTTGCCCTTCCACACGAAGATCTTGAGACCTCCTTGATCAAGGATGTAGCAGTCCTTGGAGGGGGGACAACAGCAGAAATTAGGACTTTGGGCAGCTTTAACCCTTCAAAAGCTGATTTGGTAGGCTTTTGAAGGTTTAAAGCTGCCAAGGAAATTGGGCACCCCCAAGCATCCCACAGGTGACACACCTCATGCAGGAGCATGTCTTGAGTCAGGGGTCGAACCGCCACCTCCTGCATGACCAGGTTCCCACTGGCATTGGAGATGCTGgcaaggg
This window contains:
- the VIL1 gene encoding villin-1 isoform X3, whose amino-acid sequence is MVELSAKVSRTLNKTTPGLQIWRIESMEMVPVPTKSYGNFYEGDCYILLSTRKNGSSFSYDLHYWLGKESSQDEQGAAAIYTTQMDDHLGTVAVQHREVQGHESETFRAYFKQGLIYKKGGVASGMKHVETNTYNIQRLLHVKGKKTVVAREVDMSWKSFNQGDVFLLDLGQLIIQWNGPGSNRNERLKAMTLAKDIRDRERGGRAKVGVVDGENEGASPGLMQALTRVLGEKTDIKAATPDDKVDEKLKSSLKLYHISNASGNLVMQEVAVRPLTQDMLLHEDCYILDQGGLKIFVWKGKNASKEEKQQAMSRALGFIKAKNYPDSTSVETENDGSESTIFRQLFQKWTVPNQTSGLGKTHTVGKVAKVEQVKFDATTLHAKPQMAAQQKMVDDGSGEVEVWRVENQELVPVEKRWLGHFYGGDCYLVLYTYFVGPKVNRIIYLWQGRQASTDELAASAYQTVILDQKYNNEPVQVRVTMGKEPAHLMAIFKGKMVVYAGGTSRAGSKEPTPSTRLFQVQGTNEYNTKAFEVPVRASSLNSNDVFVLQTPSCCYLWYGKGCSGDEREMGKMVADTISKTEKPVIAEGQEPSEFWVALGGKSQYANSKRLQEENPSVSARLFECSNQTGTFLATEIVDFTQDDLEEDDVYLLDTWDQVFFWVGKGANESEKEAAAVMVQEYLRSHPSGRDLDTPIIVVKQGHEPPTFTGWFLAWDPLNWADKKSYEELRAELGDESSLGQLASVLTSTQEAFTATTTLHPSKLEIFPLDVLVNTSAEDLPQGVDPSRKESHLSDQDFQTVFGMNRSAFSNLPLWKQQKLKKDKGLF
- the VIL1 gene encoding villin-1 isoform X1, which encodes MVELSAKVSRTLNKTTPGLQIWRIESMEMVPVPTKSYGNFYEGDCYILLSTRKNGSSFSYDLHYWLGKESSQDEQGAAAIYTTQMDDHLGTVAVQHREVQGHESETFRAYFKQGLIYKKGGVASGMKHVETNTYNIQRLLHVKGKKTVVAREVDMSWKSFNQGDVFLLDLGQLIIQWNGPGSNRNERLKAMTLAKDIRDRERGGRAKVGVVDGENEGASPGLMQALTRVLGEKTDIKAATPDDKVDEKLKSSLKLYHISNASGNLVMQEVAVRPLTQDMLLHEDCYILDQGGLKIFVWKGKNASKEEKQQAMSRALGFIKAKNYPDSTSVETENDGSESTIFRQLFQKWTVPNQTSGLGKTHTVGKVAKVEQVKFDATTLHAKPQMAAQQKMVDDGSGEVEVWRVENQELVPVEKRWLGHFYGGDCYLVLYTYFVGPKVNRIIYLWQGRQASTDELAASAYQTVILDQKYNNEPVQVRVTMGKEPAHLMAIFKGKMVVYAGGTSRAGSKEPTPSTRLFQVQGTNEYNTKAFEVPVRASSLNSNDVFVLQTPSCCYLWYGKGCSGDEREMGKMVADTISKTEKPVIAEGQEPSEFWVALGGKSQYANSKRLQEENPSVSARLFECSNQTGTFLATEIVDFTQDDLEEDDVYLLDTWDQVFFWVGKGANESEKEAAAVMVQEYLRSHPSGRDLDTPIIVVKQGHEPPTFTGWFLAWDPLNWADKKSYEELRAELGDESSLGQLVLTSTQEAFTATTTLHPSKLEIFPLDVLVNTSAEDLPQGVDPSRKESHLSDQDFQTVFGMNRSAFSNLPLWKQQKLKKDKGLF
- the VIL1 gene encoding villin-1 isoform X2, with translation MVELSAKVSRTLNKTTPGLQIWRIESMEMVPVPTKSYGNFYEGDCYILLSTRKNGSSFSYDLHYWLGKESSQDEQGAAAIYTTQMDDHLGTVAVQHREVQGHESETFRAYFKQGLIYKKGGVASGMKHVETNTYNIQRLLHVKGKKTVVAREVDMSWKSFNQGDVFLLDLGQLIIQWNGPGSNRNERLKAMTLAKDIRDRERGGRAKVGVVDGENEGASPGLMQALTRVLGEKTDIKAATPDDKVDEKLKSSLKLYHISNASGNLVMQEVAVRPLTQDMLLHEDCYILDQGGLKIFVWKGKNASKEEKQQAMSRALGFIKAKNYPDSTSVETENDGSESTIFRQLFQKWTVPNQTSGLGKTHTVGKVAKVEQVKFDATTLHAKPQMAAQQKMVDDGSGEVEVWRVENQELVPVEKRWLGHFYGGDCYLVLYTYFVGPKVNRIIYLWQGRQASTDELAASAYQTVILDQKYNNEPVQVRVTMGKEPAHLMAIFKGKMVVYAGGTSRAGSKEPTPSTRLFQVQGTNEYNTKAFEVPVRASSLNSNDVFVLQTPSCCYLCGDEREMGKMVADTISKTEKPVIAEGQEPSEFWVALGGKSQYANSKRLQEENPSVSARLFECSNQTGTFLATEIVDFTQDDLEEDDVYLLDTWDQVFFWVGKGANESEKEAAAVMVQEYLRSHPSGRDLDTPIIVVKQGHEPPTFTGWFLAWDPLNWADKKSYEELRAELGDESSLGQLASVLTSTQEAFTATTTLHPSKLEIFPLDVLVNTSAEDLPQGVDPSRKESHLSDQDFQTVFGMNRSAFSNLPLWKQQKLKKDKGLF